A genomic segment from Nematostella vectensis chromosome 6, jaNemVect1.1, whole genome shotgun sequence encodes:
- the LOC5514999 gene encoding uncharacterized protein LOC5514999 isoform X2 produces MRYDNKHVLMRFGGGGNKAEPKGVYMTVTSDVPCLKVPNKENTNKFAKSVKKSFTPKNVKQNIKEQMNSKTPKMQVASVSVSTSAALKMIDTFDRPGDSEANKTFSRSDKYAWCEDKHGRRIPKAGAFAEAGVGEAKAEYSIFEAAARGPNAGASAEASVLGVKAMATAGIGTASAQAGPIGVKVGLALDTGVGLGVDGFEAKFLGIGFSVGPKTSISLLGNEVSCCIQ; encoded by the coding sequence ATGCGGTATGACAACAAGCACGTTTTAATGAGATTCGGCGGCGGAGGGAACAAAGCCGAGCCTAAAGGAGTGTACATGACGGTGACAAGCGATGTCCCTTGCCTGAAGGTGcccaacaaagaaaatactaACAAATTTGCCAAGTCCGTGAAAAAATCTTTTACCCCCAAGAATGTGAAACAGAACATAAAAGAACAGATGAATTCCAAGACCCCTAAAATGCAAGTAGCTAGTGTGAGCGTCAGCACGTCCGCGGCACTCAAAATGATTGATACATTTGATCGACCGGGGGACTCTGAGGCGAACAAGACGTTCAGTAGGTCCGACAAGTATGCCTGGTGCGAGGATAAGCATGGAAGGCGAATACCCAAGGCCGGTGCATTCGCCGAGGCTGGAGTAGGCGAGGCAAAGGCAGAGTACAGTATCTTCGAGGCAGCTGCGAGAGGTCCTAACGCTGGCGCAAGCGCGGAAGCAAGTGTCTTAGGGGTCAAAGCTATGGCGACGGCTGGTATCGGCACAGCGTCCGCTCAGGCAGGTCCTATTGGAGTAAAAGTCGGCTTGGCCCTTGATACAGGTGTTGGGTTAGGGGTCGATGGATTCGAAGCCAAGTTTCTCGGGATAGGCTTTAGTGTTGGTCCTAAAACAAGCATATCGTTGCTTGGCAACGAGGTCTCGTGCTGCATCCAGTGA
- the LOC5514999 gene encoding uncharacterized protein LOC5514999 isoform X1: MSLEKEIEGSKVADVENDEEVDLVHPSKQSNSNDSKATPNESKSKRWAFRNKMRYDNKHVLMRFGGGGNKAEPKGVYMTVTSDVPCLKVPNKENTNKFAKSVKKSFTPKNVKQNIKEQMNSKTPKMQVASVSVSTSAALKMIDTFDRPGDSEANKTFSRSDKYAWCEDKHGRRIPKAGAFAEAGVGEAKAEYSIFEAAARGPNAGASAEASVLGVKAMATAGIGTASAQAGPIGVKVGLALDTGVGLGVDGFEAKFLGIGFSVGPKTSISLLGNEVSCCIQ, from the exons ATGTCATTGGAAAAAGAAATCGAAGGCAGTAAGGTAGCAG ACGTAGAAAATGATGAAGAGGTGGACCTGGTACATCCGTCAAAACAAAGCAATAGCAATGACAGTAAAG CCACACCAAATGAAAGCAAAAGTAAGCGATGGGCCTTTCGTAACAAAATGCGGTATGACAACAAGCACGTTTTAATGAGATTCGGCGGCGGAGGGAACAAAGCCGAGCCTAAAGGAGTGTACATGACGGTGACAAGCGATGTCCCTTGCCTGAAGGTGcccaacaaagaaaatactaACAAATTTGCCAAGTCCGTGAAAAAATCTTTTACCCCCAAGAATGTGAAACAGAACATAAAAGAACAGATGAATTCCAAGACCCCTAAAATGCAAGTAGCTAGTGTGAGCGTCAGCACGTCCGCGGCACTCAAAATGATTGATACATTTGATCGACCGGGGGACTCTGAGGCGAACAAGACGTTCAGTAGGTCCGACAAGTATGCCTGGTGCGAGGATAAGCATGGAAGGCGAATACCCAAGGCCGGTGCATTCGCCGAGGCTGGAGTAGGCGAGGCAAAGGCAGAGTACAGTATCTTCGAGGCAGCTGCGAGAGGTCCTAACGCTGGCGCAAGCGCGGAAGCAAGTGTCTTAGGGGTCAAAGCTATGGCGACGGCTGGTATCGGCACAGCGTCCGCTCAGGCAGGTCCTATTGGAGTAAAAGTCGGCTTGGCCCTTGATACAGGTGTTGGGTTAGGGGTCGATGGATTCGAAGCCAAGTTTCTCGGGATAGGCTTTAGTGTTGGTCCTAAAACAAGCATATCGTTGCTTGGCAACGAGGTCTCGTGCTGCATCCAGTGA